The following are from one region of the Salvia hispanica cultivar TCC Black 2014 chromosome 1, UniMelb_Shisp_WGS_1.0, whole genome shotgun sequence genome:
- the LOC125200813 gene encoding uncharacterized protein LOC125200813, whose amino-acid sequence MASTQHLKHLLFQTTRFSQRTSSMIPLVREFMANDSETVWFGGAWICSKQLKHYKALCRNGTKIPVHSVVWILGGGGKDYLGYVEDMYETLQEEKMVRVRRFLFPEDIQHLMPKLCLDSGEVFITSTEEQLSAEEIDGLASVLAPIDFKKCDEVLPINLSLKIFTCHRAFKSNSVSTFNITELCGYYAQPVLSTLKYFFPEPSDGIENSTQEGDDCSPQNQAVVTCKRNEILIGDQIVSEVDADLHNVAKDNQAANHGPANQCLKIKQAMKGPVQDNPLIGPQNQMLSRVNENIELLSQDSGMRGCWFRCKILRSSAKFMRVQYCDVTDADEDENLEEVVVAPREAAADGLGLRCAGRLTVRPWPSWYSSDARFEVGASVDVWRCPGWWEGVVIGFNSDAENNLLVYFPGENLLKSVKKRNARASKDWVDEKWVDIMVNHDILALVNACMNAKPKVSLPESSGDRESD is encoded by the exons ATGGCATCAACGCAGCATTTGAAACATCTTTTGTTCCAAACCACCCGTTTCTCCCAGCGTACTAGCTCCATG ATACCATTGGTCAGAGAATTTATGGCAAACGACTCAGAAACAGTGTGGTTTGGTGGCGCTTGGATATGTAGCAAGCAGCTGAAGCATTATAAAGCTTTATGCAGGAACGGAACTAAGATACCT GTACATTCAGTAGTATGGATCTTGGGTGGTGGAGGAAAAGACTACCTTGGTTATGTGGAAGATATGTATGAGACCCTCCAGGAGGAGAAAATGGTAAGAGTGCGAAGGTTTCTTTTCCCCGAGGACATCCAGCATCTGATGCCTAAGCTATGTTTGGATTCGGGAGAAGTTTTCATAACTTCAACCGAGGAGCAGCTTAGTGCAGAAGAAATTGATGGTCTAGCTTCGGTTTTGGCACCTATAGATTTTAAAAAGTGTGACGAAGTTCTTCCTATTAATTTGTcacttaaaatttttacttGCCATAGAGCATTTAAAAGTAACAGTGTCAGCACCTTCAACATAACTGAATTATGTGGCTACTATGCACAACCCGTTCTCTCCACCCTGAAATATTTCTTTCCTGAGCCGAGTGATGGTATAGAAAATTCGACTCAAGAAGGAGATGACTGTAGTCCTCAGAATCAAGCAGTTGTAACTTGCAAGAGAAATGAGATCCTCATCGGGGATCAAATTGTCTCGGAAGTTGATGCTGATCTGCACAATGTAGCCAAAGATAATCAAGCTGCAAATCATGGACCTGCAAATCAGTGCTTGAAAATCAAACAGGCAATGAAGGGGCCTGTTCAAGATAATCCTTTGATTGGGCCACAAAATCAAATGTTGTCTCGCGTCAATGAAAATATTGAGCTTCTTAGTCAGGATAGTGGTATGCGAGGCTGCTGGTTTAGGTGCAAGATCTTGCGCTCATCAGCAAAGTTTATGAGAGTTCAATACTGTGATGTGACAGATGCTGACGAAGATGAGAATCTggag GAAGTGGTGGTGGCACCCAGAGAGGCAGCTGCTGATGGATTGGGTCTGAGGTGTGCGGGACGCCTTACAGTGAGGCCATGGCCTAGCTGGTATTCATCCGATGCAAGGTTTGAGGTCGGGGCATCAGTTGATGTGTGGCGGTGCCCTGGCTGGTGGGAAGGTGTTGTGATTGGTTTCAACTCGGATGCTGAAAATAACCTTCTAGTTTACTTCCCTG GCGAGAACCTACTCAAGAGTGTGAAGAAGAGAAACGCTAGAGCTTCAAAGGATTGGGTTGATGAAAAATGGGTGGATATTATGGTAAATCATGATATACTTGCACTGGTAAATGCATGTATGAATGCAAAGCCAAAAGTGTCGCTTCCAGAGAGTTCTGGCGACCGAGAGAGCGATTGA
- the LOC125200814 gene encoding serine acetyltransferase 1, chloroplastic-like translates to MAAACTSNPPSSLCNRIKYYCNSSKNLNHCCKISPDQDEIWCQIRQEAESAMKHEPLLSNLYHSAILSHSTLESALSNHLAVKLSTPYLSTAALAAAFHSLLESAAIRIAVRCDLAAVLERDPACLGYAHCFLNFKGFLACQAHRLAHELWIDGRAAAALLIQSRVSEVFAVDIHPGAAIGGGIVMDHATGVVIGETAVVGDYVTILHGVTLGGTGKEGGDRHPKIGDGVMIGAGAKILGNIVIGNNARIGAGAVVLKEVPEGATAVGNPARLVGFRGIQGS, encoded by the coding sequence atGGCAGCAGCGTGCACATCAAATCCCCCCTCTTCTCTATGCAATCGGATCAAATATTACTGCAATTCATCCAAAAATCTCAATCATTGCTGCAAAATCAGCCCTGATCAAGACGAAATCTGGTGTCAAATTAGACAAGAAGCAGAATCCGCTATGAAACACGAACCCTTGCTGTCAAATCTCTACCATTCCGCAATCCTCTCTCACTCCACGCTCGAGAGCGCGCTCTCCAATCACCTCGCTGTCAAGCTCTCCACCCCCTACCTCTCCACCGCCGCCCTCGCCGCCGCGTTCCACAGCCTGCTCGAATCCGCCGCGATCCGAATCGCAGTCAGATGCGATCTCGCGGCGGTGCTCGAGCGCGACCCCGCCTGCCTCGGCTACGCGCACTGCTTCCTCAATTTCAAGGGGTTTCTCGCGTGCCAGGCGCACAGGCTGGCGCACGAGCTCTGGATCGACGGCAGGGCCGCGGCGGCGCTGCTGATTCAGAGTAGGGTTTCGGAGGTGTTCGCGGTGGATATACACCCCGGGGCGGCGATTGGGGGCGGAATCGTGATGGATCACGCCACCGGAGTTGTGATTGGGGAGACGGCGGTGGTCGGAGACTACGTCACGATTTTGCACGGTGTGACGTTGGGGGGGACGGGGAAGGAGGGGGGAGATCGGCATCCGAAGATCGGAGATGGAGTTATGATTGGTGCTGGGGCGAAAATTCTAGGGAATATTGTGATCGGAAACAATGCGAGGATCGGCGCCGGAGCGGTGGTTTTGAAGGAAGTGCCGGAGGGTGCGACGGCGGTGGGAAATCCGGCCAGATTAGTTGGATTCAGGGGAATTCAGGGTTCTTAA
- the LOC125201987 gene encoding uncharacterized protein LOC125201987, whose product MASSIRPATRYNNSNTNSLNSSVKSDPSSSAEFSSPSTRGGANSRAVVGKKTDANHVNFSSMVKKLVETKKVNKLDKVPKGFVIASDLLAEDLKRGAKKSAGLGGLHKKLFKGGLVKRGDEGSKKALTEVRSNTRTLAMVLRSERELLSLNKEQEELIAELNFLLEERNTEVEKLKDLCLNQREEIKSLKSAVLFPEAMNSQVHDFLEKQGLELKQAKQLIPNLQKQVTSLTEKLQSLAQDLAEVKADKYSGRGFCDDDFNSPRTPSYDQEHASNFPFEYSSGDYTTPGSPDDMFLNDLNPCLTPYSKTKSKEFDLYGSPADGGPSPDTYGTKVSKSSECSQSSKASKGFVGRPGSCSGGTRRTNGNQMHHSRLF is encoded by the exons ATGGCTTCTTCAATTAGGCCCGCAACTCGCTACAACAACTCCAACACCAACAGCCTGAACAGCTCAGTAAAATCCGACCCTTCCTCCTCCGCCGAATTCTCCTCCCCCTCCACGCGCGGCGGCGCCAACTCACGCGCCGTCGTGGGCAAGAAAACCGATGCCAACCATGTTAATTTCAGCTCGATGGTCAAGAAACTGGTGGAGACTAAGAAGGTTAACAAATTGGATAAGGTCCCGAAGGGATTTGTGATTGCGAGTGATCTTTTAGCGGAGGATTTGAAGAGAGGCGCGAAGAAGAGCGCGGGATTGGGAGGACTTCATAAGAAGCTGTTTAAGGGGGGTTTGGTAAAGAGGGGCGATGAGGGCTCGAAGAAGGCGCTTACGGAGGTGAGGAGTAATACGAGGACGCTGGCGATGGTTCTGAGGAGTGAGAGGGAGCTCTTGAGTTTGAATAAGGAGCAGGAGGAGCTGATTGCTGAGCTCAATTTTTTGCTGGAGGAGAGAAACACTGAG gttgaaaaactaaaagatTTGTGCTTGAACCAAAGGGAAGAGATAAAGTCTCTTAAAAGTGCTGTTCTATTCCCAGAGGCCATGAATTCGCAAGTTCATGACTTTTTGGAGAAGCAGGGATTGGAGCTGAAACAGGCTAAGCAACTCATACCAAATCTTCAAAAGCAAGTTACTTCTCTCACCGAAAAGCTGCAATCTCTTGCTCAAGATCTCGCGGAG GTTAAGGCAGACAAATATTCTGGAAGAGGGTTCTGTGATGACGATTTCAATTCCCCAAGGACACCATCGTATGATCAAGAACACGCCTCAAATTTTCCG TTCGAATATAGCTCCGGGGATTACACGACCCCGGGGAGTCCAGATGACATGTTCCTGAACGATTTGAATCCGTGCCTCACACCTTATTCCAAGACAAAGTCCAAG GAATTTGATCTTTATGGTTCCCCTGCTGATGGTGGACCATCTCCGGACACATATGGGACAAAGGTGTCGAAAAGTTCCGAGTGTTCCCAGTCATCCAAAGCAAGCAAGGGTTTCGTCGGGAGGCCTGGTAGCTGCTCCGGGGGCACCAGACGCACAAATGGAAACCAAATGCATCACAGCAGACTATTCTGA
- the LOC125202799 gene encoding CASP-like protein 2B1 gives MSYLGVGVSPGNVPVFHGSNLRVLDKRVRLAELILRCLICALAVVSAVLIGTDTQVKEFFTIKKRAKFTDMKALVFLVVADGIAAAYSFFQLVRCGVSMVRGSVLFNKPLAWAIFSGDQILAYLSMAAVAASVQSAVFSKYGQTELEWMKTCTLFGKFCNQIGEGVATSVVMTLSTLILSAISAFSLFRLYGDKGKESGRW, from the exons ATGAGTTATCTTGGTGTGGGTGTGAGTCCTGGCAATGTTCCTGTGTTCCACGGCAGCAATCTAAGGGTGTTGGACAAGAGAGTGAGGCTTGCAGAGCTGATTCTGAGGTGTTTGATCTGTGCTCTAGCCGTGGTTTCTGCTGTACTAATTGGGACTGACACTCAGGTTAAGGAGTTCTTCACTATCAAGAAAAGGGCCAAATTTACAGACATGAAAGCACTTGT TTTCTTGGTGGTGGCAGATGGGATTGCGGCTGCCTACTCTTTTTTCCAGCTTGTGAGGTGTGGTGTGAGTATGGTTAGAGGGAGTGTGCTCTTCAACAAGCCCTTGGCTTGGGCCATTTTCTCTGGGGATCAG ATATTGGCGTACTTGAGTATGGCTGCAGTGGCGGCCTCTGTTCAATCAGCGGTGTTCTCCAAATACGGGCAGACAGAGCTGGAGTGGATGAAGACATGCACATTGTTTGGGAAGTTCTGCAACCAAATCGGAGAAGGCGTGGCCACCTCAGTAGTGATGACCCTCTCCACGCTCATCCTCTCCGCTATCTCGGCTTTCAGCCTCTTTCGACTGTATGGAGACAAAGGGAAGGAAAGTGGGAGATGGTAG